Proteins from one Syngnathus scovelli strain Florida chromosome 17, RoL_Ssco_1.2, whole genome shotgun sequence genomic window:
- the wrnip1 gene encoding ATPase WRNIP1 isoform X2 produces MATSSVSVQCPVCLKDFTSDAINGHLDVCLLKGDAEGGPPMKKFRSEAAPKLAGADHTALSPASSGVFSMFHGNKSKSSHQNDTDASLPNKQASGSGAVNKAVKRSFPTELQAEHKHSGAQTKSDGRTLNATPNLDLRTLLASNKPLAEILRPNSMEEYFGQSKVVGEQTLLRSLLDCQEIPSLILWGPPGCGKTTLAHIIASNSKKKGTARFVPLSATSASTADVREVIKQAQNELRLFKRKTILFIDEIHRFNKSQQDTFLPHVECGTVTLIGATTENPSFQVNAALLSRCRVLVLEKLSVEAMSSILERAVAALGITVLERDQTNPQWPDHQADPNEPKIYIEQKALDTITYLCDGDARTGLNSLQLAVQAQVSLTQPGLTGPDGSAQEILVKEEHIKEGLQRSHILYDKAGEEHFNCISALHKSMRGSHDNAALYWLGRMLEGGEDPLYVARRLVRFASEDVSLIPWLCLRPCPLTRPVTSSGCPNVR; encoded by the exons ATGGCGACGTCTTCTGTATCGGTGCAGTGCCCTGTTTGTTTGAAAGACTTCACCTCCGATGCTATTAATGGTCACCTCGATGTTTGTCTACTGAAGGGTGATGCCGAAGGTGGACCACCGATGAAAAAGTTTCGTTCCGAAGCTGCGCCAAAACTTGCGGGTGCAGACCACACGGCGCTTTCCCCTGCTTCCTCTGGAGTATTCTCCATGTTCCACGGCAACAAGTCGAAAAGCTCACATCAAAATGACACAGACGCGTCATTACCCAACAAACAAGCTAGTGGCAGTGGCGCGGTCAACAAGGCAGTCAAGCGTAGCTTTCCGACCGAGCTCCAAGCCGAACACAAACATTCAGGGGCGCAAACTAAGAGCGACGGACGAACCTTGAACGCAACACCTAATTTGGATCTACGGACACTATTAGCCTCAAAtaaaccactggcagagattttGAGGCCGAACTCGATGGAGGAGTACTTTGGTCAGAGCAAAGTTGTCGGGGAACAAACCCTCCTGCGGTCCCTGTTGGACTGCCAGGAAATACCCTCTCTCATCCTCTGGGGACCACCAGGATGTGGCAAG ACCACTCTGGCTCACATCATTGCCAGCAACAGCAAAAAGAAGGGCACGGCTCGTTTCGTGCCACTCTCCGCCACCAGCGCATCCACCGCCGACGTGCGAGAAGTCATCAAGCAAGCGCAAAATGAGCTGCGGCTGTTCAAACGCAAGACCATCCTGTTTATTGACGAAATCCACCGCTTCAATAAATCACAACAG GACACGTTCCTCCCTCACGTCGAGTGCGGAacagtcactctgattggggccACCACCGAGAATCCGTCCTTCCAGGTGAATGCTGCTCTACTGAGCCGCTGCAGAGTACTCGTCCTCGAGAAGCTCTCGGTAGAGGCAATGAGCTCGATCCTGGAGCGGGCGGTGGCGGCGCTCGGGATCACCGTGCTGGAACGGGATCAAACCAATCCCCAATGGCCGGACCACCAAGCAGACCCAAACGA GCCAAAAATTTACATTGAGCAAAAGGCCCTGGACACAATCACCTACCTGTGTGATGGCGACGCTCGGACGGGGCTGAACAGTCTGCAGCTGGCCGTTCAGGCTCAGGTCAGCTTGACCCAGCCTGGACTGACAGGACCAGATGGTTCCGCCCAGGAAATTCTTGTGAAGGAAGAACACATTAAGGAAGGTCTCCAGAGGTCTCATATTCTCTACGACAAAGCTG gcgaagagcatttcaactgcaTCTCGGCATTGCACAAGTCCATGAGAGGCTCCCACGACAACGCCGCCCTCTACTGGCTGGGCCGCATGCTGGAAGGAGGCGAGGATCCACTCTACGTGGCTCGCAGGCTGGTCCGCTTTGCCAGTGAGGAC GTCTCGCTGATCCCTTGGCTCTGCCTCAGGCCGTGTCCACTTACCAGGCCTGTCACTTCATCGGGATGCCCGAATGTGAG GTGA
- the wrnip1 gene encoding ATPase WRNIP1 isoform X1, producing the protein MATSSVSVQCPVCLKDFTSDAINGHLDVCLLKGDAEGGPPMKKFRSEAAPKLAGADHTALSPASSGVFSMFHGNKSKSSHQNDTDASLPNKQASGSGAVNKAVKRSFPTELQAEHKHSGAQTKSDGRTLNATPNLDLRTLLASNKPLAEILRPNSMEEYFGQSKVVGEQTLLRSLLDCQEIPSLILWGPPGCGKTTLAHIIASNSKKKGTARFVPLSATSASTADVREVIKQAQNELRLFKRKTILFIDEIHRFNKSQQDTFLPHVECGTVTLIGATTENPSFQVNAALLSRCRVLVLEKLSVEAMSSILERAVAALGITVLERDQTNPQWPDHQADPNEPKIYIEQKALDTITYLCDGDARTGLNSLQLAVQAQVSLTQPGLTGPDGSAQEILVKEEHIKEGLQRSHILYDKAGEEHFNCISALHKSMRGSHDNAALYWLGRMLEGGEDPLYVARRLVRFASEDVGLADPLALPQAVSTYQACHFIGMPECEVILAQCVVYLSRAAKSVDVYKAYNNVKACLRNHKGPLPPVPLHLRNAPTRLMKQLGYAKGYKYNPAFSTPVEQHYLPEELRDIDFFTWTPLQG; encoded by the exons ATGGCGACGTCTTCTGTATCGGTGCAGTGCCCTGTTTGTTTGAAAGACTTCACCTCCGATGCTATTAATGGTCACCTCGATGTTTGTCTACTGAAGGGTGATGCCGAAGGTGGACCACCGATGAAAAAGTTTCGTTCCGAAGCTGCGCCAAAACTTGCGGGTGCAGACCACACGGCGCTTTCCCCTGCTTCCTCTGGAGTATTCTCCATGTTCCACGGCAACAAGTCGAAAAGCTCACATCAAAATGACACAGACGCGTCATTACCCAACAAACAAGCTAGTGGCAGTGGCGCGGTCAACAAGGCAGTCAAGCGTAGCTTTCCGACCGAGCTCCAAGCCGAACACAAACATTCAGGGGCGCAAACTAAGAGCGACGGACGAACCTTGAACGCAACACCTAATTTGGATCTACGGACACTATTAGCCTCAAAtaaaccactggcagagattttGAGGCCGAACTCGATGGAGGAGTACTTTGGTCAGAGCAAAGTTGTCGGGGAACAAACCCTCCTGCGGTCCCTGTTGGACTGCCAGGAAATACCCTCTCTCATCCTCTGGGGACCACCAGGATGTGGCAAG ACCACTCTGGCTCACATCATTGCCAGCAACAGCAAAAAGAAGGGCACGGCTCGTTTCGTGCCACTCTCCGCCACCAGCGCATCCACCGCCGACGTGCGAGAAGTCATCAAGCAAGCGCAAAATGAGCTGCGGCTGTTCAAACGCAAGACCATCCTGTTTATTGACGAAATCCACCGCTTCAATAAATCACAACAG GACACGTTCCTCCCTCACGTCGAGTGCGGAacagtcactctgattggggccACCACCGAGAATCCGTCCTTCCAGGTGAATGCTGCTCTACTGAGCCGCTGCAGAGTACTCGTCCTCGAGAAGCTCTCGGTAGAGGCAATGAGCTCGATCCTGGAGCGGGCGGTGGCGGCGCTCGGGATCACCGTGCTGGAACGGGATCAAACCAATCCCCAATGGCCGGACCACCAAGCAGACCCAAACGA GCCAAAAATTTACATTGAGCAAAAGGCCCTGGACACAATCACCTACCTGTGTGATGGCGACGCTCGGACGGGGCTGAACAGTCTGCAGCTGGCCGTTCAGGCTCAGGTCAGCTTGACCCAGCCTGGACTGACAGGACCAGATGGTTCCGCCCAGGAAATTCTTGTGAAGGAAGAACACATTAAGGAAGGTCTCCAGAGGTCTCATATTCTCTACGACAAAGCTG gcgaagagcatttcaactgcaTCTCGGCATTGCACAAGTCCATGAGAGGCTCCCACGACAACGCCGCCCTCTACTGGCTGGGCCGCATGCTGGAAGGAGGCGAGGATCCACTCTACGTGGCTCGCAGGCTGGTCCGCTTTGCCAGTGAGGACGTGG GTCTCGCTGATCCCTTGGCTCTGCCTCAGGCCGTGTCCACTTACCAGGCCTGTCACTTCATCGGGATGCCCGAATGTGAG GTGATCCTGGCTCAGTGCGTGGTCTACCTCTCCCGAGCGGCCAAATCGGTGGACGTGTACAAGGCCTACAACAACGTGAAGGCCTGTTTGCGGAACCACAAAGGGCCCCTGCCTCCCGTTCCGCTGCACTTGCGCAATGCACCCACCCGTCTCATGAAGCAGTTGGGCTACGCCAAGGGCTATAAGTACAATCCGGCCTTCAGCACTCCGGTGGAGCAGCACTACCTGCCTGAGGAGTTGCGCGACATTGACTTCTTTACCTGGACGCCATTGCAAGGATGA